The genomic segment CAGTTCGCCATGGTGCGCCGCTTCAAGCAGGTGCTGTCGCGCTACCAGCGCAACCGCGACCTGATCGCCGTGGGCGCCTACGCGCCCGGGCACGACCTGGCGCTGGACGACGCCATCGCGCGCTATCCGCGCCTGGAGGCCTTCCTGCAACAGAACGTCGGCGACAGCGTCAGCTACGACATCGCCATCAAGCAATTGCAAGCCACTTTCGGCCCGGGAGCCTGAGATGTCCAGTAAATTGCCGTTGGATACCCTGATCGGCCTGGCCAAGGACAATACCGACGAGGCCGCGCGCCAACTGGGGCGCCTGCACGCCGCGCGCAACGACGCCGAACGCCAGTTGGCCATGTTGCAGGATTACCGGCAGGACTATCTGCAACGTCTTCAGCATGCCATGGTGAGCGGCATGTCGGCGGCGGATTGCCACAATTATCAGCGCTTTATCGGCACTTTGGATGACGCCATCGGGCAGCAAAATGCCGTGTTGGCGCAAGCCGAGGACCATCTGGCCAAAGGCAAGCTGCGCTGGCAGGAAGAAAAGCGCAAGTTGAATTCCTTCG from the Bordetella genomosp. 10 genome contains:
- the fliJ gene encoding flagellar export protein FliJ codes for the protein MSSKLPLDTLIGLAKDNTDEAARQLGRLHAARNDAERQLAMLQDYRQDYLQRLQHAMVSGMSAADCHNYQRFIGTLDDAIGQQNAVLAQAEDHLAKGKLRWQEEKRKLNSFDALAQRAANVEARAEARREQRANDEYSARLMRGHAGMH